The Streptomyces sp. NBC_01255 genome window below encodes:
- a CDS encoding cystathionine gamma-synthase encodes MSDQHSHQSFETRAIHAGNTADPLTGAVVPPIYQVSTYKQDGVGGLRGGYEYSRSANPTRTALEENLAALEGGRRGLAFASGLAAEDCLLRTLLAPGDHVVIPNDAYGGTFRLFAKVVQRWGVDFSVANTSDIDSVRDAVNDRTKLIWVETPSNPLLGITDIEAVAGVARQAGVKLVVDNTFASPYLQQPLALGADVVVHSLTKYMGGHSDVVGGALVTADEALGEELAYHQNAMGAVAGPFDSWIVLRGIKTLAVRMDRHSENAAKVVEMLTQHPKVTQVLYPGLPEHPGHEVAAKQMRSFGGMISFRVQGGEEAAVEVCNRAQLFTLGESLGGVESLIEHPGRMTHASVAGSALEVPADLVRLSVGIENVEDLLADLRQALG; translated from the coding sequence ATGAGCGACCAGCACTCTCACCAGAGCTTCGAGACCCGCGCGATCCACGCGGGCAACACCGCCGACCCGCTGACCGGCGCGGTCGTCCCGCCCATCTACCAGGTGTCCACCTACAAGCAGGACGGCGTGGGCGGGCTGCGCGGCGGATACGAGTACAGCCGCAGCGCGAACCCGACCCGTACCGCCCTGGAGGAGAACCTGGCGGCCCTGGAGGGCGGCCGGCGTGGTCTCGCCTTCGCCTCCGGGCTCGCCGCCGAGGACTGCCTGCTGCGCACCCTCCTCGCGCCCGGCGACCACGTGGTCATCCCGAACGACGCCTACGGCGGCACCTTCCGGCTCTTCGCCAAGGTCGTGCAGCGCTGGGGCGTGGACTTCTCGGTGGCGAACACCTCCGACATCGACTCGGTGCGGGACGCCGTCAACGACCGTACGAAGCTGATCTGGGTCGAGACCCCCTCGAACCCGCTCCTCGGCATCACCGACATCGAGGCCGTCGCGGGCGTCGCCCGCCAGGCCGGCGTGAAGCTCGTCGTCGACAACACCTTCGCCTCGCCCTACCTCCAGCAGCCGCTGGCGCTCGGCGCGGACGTCGTCGTGCACTCGCTCACCAAGTACATGGGCGGCCACTCGGACGTCGTCGGCGGCGCGCTCGTGACGGCCGACGAGGCGCTCGGCGAGGAGCTCGCGTACCACCAGAACGCGATGGGCGCGGTCGCCGGACCGTTCGACTCGTGGATCGTGCTGCGCGGCATCAAGACCCTCGCCGTGCGCATGGACCGCCACAGCGAGAACGCGGCGAAGGTCGTCGAGATGCTGACCCAGCACCCGAAGGTCACCCAGGTCCTCTACCCGGGCCTCCCGGAGCACCCGGGGCACGAGGTCGCGGCCAAGCAGATGCGGTCCTTCGGCGGCATGATCTCCTTCCGCGTGCAGGGCGGCGAGGAGGCGGCGGTCGAGGTCTGCAACCGCGCGCAGCTCTTCACCCTCGGTGAGTCGCTGGGCGGCGTCGAGTCCCTCATCGAGCACCCGGGCCGCATGACGCACGCGAGCGTCGCGGGCTCCGCCCTGGAGGTCCCGGCCGACCTCGTCCGCCTCTCGGTGGGCATCGAGAACGTCGAGGACCTCCTGGCGGACCTCCGCCAGGCCCTGGGCTAG
- the msrA gene encoding peptide-methionine (S)-S-oxide reductase MsrA → MFLSRTPVLPTPEQALRGRPEPEFSVPDRHTVLGNPLLGPYPEGLEVADFALGCFWGAERKFWQTEGVWTTLVGYQGGITPNPVYEEVCSGLTGHTEVVRVVFDPSKVSYASLLKLFWESHDPTQGFRQGNDVGTQYRSAVYTHSAAQAEQAEASRAAYQKVLAGSGYGEITTHVLPADEERPFYPAEAYHQQYLDRNVGGYCGIGGTGVACPIGIAPADE, encoded by the coding sequence ATGTTCCTGTCCCGCACCCCCGTCCTCCCCACCCCCGAGCAGGCCCTGCGCGGCCGCCCGGAGCCGGAGTTCTCCGTCCCGGATCGCCACACGGTCCTCGGCAACCCGCTCCTCGGCCCCTACCCCGAGGGCCTGGAGGTCGCCGACTTCGCCCTGGGCTGTTTCTGGGGTGCCGAGCGCAAGTTCTGGCAGACCGAGGGCGTCTGGACGACCCTCGTCGGCTATCAGGGCGGCATCACGCCGAACCCGGTGTACGAGGAGGTGTGCTCCGGTCTGACCGGCCACACCGAGGTCGTCCGGGTCGTCTTCGACCCGTCGAAGGTCTCGTACGCGTCGCTCCTGAAGCTCTTCTGGGAGTCCCACGACCCGACGCAGGGCTTCCGTCAGGGCAACGACGTGGGCACCCAGTACCGCTCCGCCGTCTACACGCACAGCGCGGCCCAGGCCGAGCAGGCCGAGGCCTCCCGCGCGGCGTACCAGAAGGTCCTCGCGGGCTCCGGCTACGGCGAGATCACCACGCACGTCCTGCCGGCGGACGAGGAGCGCCCGTTCTATCCGGCGGAGGCGTACCACCAGCAGTACCTGGACCGCAATGTTGGCGGCTACTGCGGCATCGGCGGCACAGGCGTGGCATGTCCGATCGGCATCGCGCCCGCTGACGAGTGA
- a CDS encoding SAVMC3_10250 family protein — protein sequence MRFNNMIYFSRRRLNAFFPERAARRMPVLSAEVDLQVATVAVSPAPPRNPTESELHRLRQVRRQLERESSYFHAPGLAVGEWIVFDLEMGWSTSHEDSKLPDFDDVVFFIGSLRGERTLDGTPVDLMLCGSTEHLLKKTATAGRMGSGTQWLHDLVLKINDADGNGLTGIPEMLTAAALAVPRVNRPDQVARWVFDIAKGHHAPQHRARVHGLARVDLHIPESEFQPRLIVATPLYVHDASKKPARWMTRLRLHRDLYRRHRRSIWQWRPDLPPRDRGRLYCPPGQAEAAEASE from the coding sequence ATGCGCTTCAACAACATGATCTACTTTTCGCGACGCAGACTGAACGCGTTCTTCCCTGAGCGCGCCGCGCGCCGCATGCCGGTCTTGAGCGCGGAAGTGGATCTGCAGGTTGCAACGGTGGCGGTGTCACCCGCTCCACCCAGAAATCCGACCGAATCGGAGCTTCACCGGCTCCGCCAAGTACGGCGACAGCTTGAGCGCGAATCCTCCTACTTCCATGCTCCAGGGTTGGCTGTGGGTGAGTGGATCGTCTTCGACCTTGAGATGGGATGGAGCACGTCACACGAAGACAGCAAGCTGCCCGACTTTGACGACGTCGTGTTCTTCATCGGGTCCCTGCGAGGCGAGCGGACTCTGGATGGAACCCCCGTCGATTTGATGCTCTGCGGTTCCACGGAGCATCTCCTCAAGAAGACGGCAACGGCGGGCAGGATGGGGTCGGGTACCCAGTGGCTGCACGACTTGGTCCTCAAGATCAACGACGCGGATGGGAACGGACTCACAGGCATCCCGGAAATGCTGACGGCTGCGGCCTTGGCCGTGCCACGAGTCAACCGCCCCGATCAGGTGGCGCGATGGGTGTTCGACATCGCCAAAGGCCACCATGCGCCGCAGCATCGGGCAAGAGTCCATGGGCTGGCCCGAGTGGACCTACACATTCCGGAGTCGGAGTTTCAACCGCGTCTCATTGTGGCCACCCCGCTGTACGTCCACGACGCCTCGAAGAAGCCGGCGCGATGGATGACACGTCTACGTCTTCACCGTGACCTGTATCGGCGCCATCGCCGGTCCATCTGGCAGTGGCGCCCCGATCTGCCACCACGTGACCGAGGCAGGCTCTACTGCCCACCCGGGCAGGCCGAAGCCGCTGAAGCCTCGGAGTGA
- a CDS encoding recombinase family protein — MSEAASVIPVVSYARVSVDTAKDGHGVEDQHKVNGETAARLGWTIVHRYADNDLSAAKASVVRPDFEAMVKALKSGHMPDGQPVQGVIVVADDRLARLAGDYERFVDAITYEEGRLYADAKGSKNLYSEDVESMGLFGVVISKMEVRKMQRRARRSHRARAESGIPAGGKRPFGWQVDKLTLEPEEAAWLAKAAREVIAGRSLHSILREWRERGVRTINGKDWASRSLKLALWNPRLCGWRKHNGELVRDANGVPVTGLWESVITPKEWMAIDAIFSARVGPNVKADGSVTDYRTPSYLLTGILRCGKPCADGQICNSPLRATARADLSGGYLYQCPSKEMGGCGGTGRNGAKIDEFITEAVLAKLEERAARATRAHEKWGGEEELDRLMAKQRTFLQAWQEDRMPDELFFPESQKMEARVKELRADRTRHALSEQRAVEVTGDVRERWASGRLDLVQKRTLVREVLHTVIVRPVGGGGRRPFNPDLLVPQWRD; from the coding sequence GTGAGCGAAGCGGCATCGGTCATCCCGGTTGTCTCGTATGCGCGTGTCTCCGTCGACACGGCCAAGGACGGTCACGGCGTCGAGGATCAACACAAGGTGAACGGTGAGACGGCGGCCCGTCTCGGCTGGACGATCGTGCACCGCTACGCAGACAACGACCTGTCGGCGGCCAAGGCGTCGGTGGTGCGTCCGGACTTCGAGGCCATGGTCAAGGCGCTGAAGTCGGGCCACATGCCCGACGGACAGCCTGTGCAGGGCGTCATCGTGGTCGCGGACGACCGGCTTGCGCGCCTGGCGGGCGACTACGAACGGTTCGTGGACGCGATCACGTACGAAGAAGGCCGGCTCTACGCCGACGCCAAGGGGTCGAAGAACCTCTATAGCGAGGACGTGGAGTCCATGGGGCTCTTCGGCGTCGTCATCTCCAAGATGGAGGTGCGCAAGATGCAGCGGCGTGCGCGCCGCTCGCACCGCGCTCGCGCGGAGTCAGGTATCCCGGCTGGTGGCAAGCGTCCGTTCGGCTGGCAGGTCGACAAGCTCACGCTGGAGCCCGAGGAAGCGGCGTGGTTGGCGAAGGCCGCCCGCGAGGTGATCGCGGGCAGGTCCCTGCACTCCATCCTCCGCGAGTGGCGGGAGCGCGGCGTTCGCACGATCAACGGCAAGGATTGGGCGAGCCGCTCACTCAAGCTCGCGCTGTGGAACCCTCGGCTGTGCGGCTGGCGGAAGCACAACGGTGAGTTGGTTCGCGATGCCAACGGCGTTCCGGTTACGGGTCTCTGGGAGTCCGTCATCACGCCCAAGGAGTGGATGGCCATCGACGCCATCTTCTCGGCCCGCGTCGGTCCCAACGTGAAGGCTGACGGATCGGTCACGGACTATCGCACCCCGTCGTATCTGCTGACGGGAATCCTCCGGTGCGGAAAGCCTTGCGCTGACGGTCAGATCTGCAACTCGCCCCTTAGGGCAACCGCGCGAGCCGACCTCTCTGGGGGGTATCTCTACCAGTGTCCCAGCAAGGAGATGGGCGGATGCGGCGGTACCGGACGGAACGGCGCCAAGATCGATGAGTTCATCACGGAAGCCGTACTCGCGAAGCTGGAGGAGAGGGCTGCCAGGGCGACGCGCGCCCACGAGAAGTGGGGAGGGGAGGAGGAGCTGGACCGTCTGATGGCCAAGCAGCGCACGTTCCTCCAGGCATGGCAGGAAGACCGGATGCCGGACGAGCTGTTCTTCCCTGAAAGCCAGAAGATGGAAGCGCGCGTCAAGGAACTCCGTGCGGACAGGACGCGTCACGCTCTGAGTGAGCAACGGGCCGTTGAGGTCACGGGTGACGTACGCGAGCGGTGGGCTTCGGGCAGGCTGGACCTGGTGCAGAAGCGCACGCTGGTCCGGGAGGTACTGCACACGGTGATCGTGCGGCCGGTGGGGGGCGGAGGTCGTCGCCCGTTCAACCCTGACCTGCTGGTCCCGCAGTGGCGCGACTGA
- the erm gene encoding 23S ribosomal RNA methyltransferase Erm — MAVRDSIPRRADRDVLRRELGQNFLQDDRAVRNLVRQVEGDGRHVLEIGPGKGAITEELLHSFDTVTAVEMDPHWAAHIRRKFDREKVTVFQGDFLDFRFPREIDTVVGNVPFGITTQILRRLLESTNWQSAALIVQWEVARKRAGRSGGSLLTTSWAPWYEFTLHDRVRATSFRPMPSVDGGILTIRRRPRPLLPESASRAFQQFAEAVFTGPGRGLAEILRRHIPKRTYRSLADRHGIPDGGLPKDLTLTQWIALFQASQPGYAPGATGARMPAQGGGGREYEPEANRTRSTSARPDRTPPATPEGRRFGPTRGGDPCAPRAQVRQTKGRQGARGSSYGRRTGR; from the coding sequence ATGGCAGTGCGCGACTCCATACCGAGACGAGCGGATCGCGACGTCCTCCGCCGCGAATTAGGGCAGAACTTCCTCCAGGACGACAGAGCCGTGCGCAATCTCGTCCGGCAGGTCGAGGGAGACGGGAGACACGTTCTCGAAATCGGCCCCGGAAAGGGCGCGATCACCGAGGAGCTGCTCCACTCCTTCGACACCGTGACGGCCGTGGAGATGGACCCGCACTGGGCCGCGCACATACGGAGGAAGTTCGACCGGGAAAAGGTCACCGTATTCCAAGGAGATTTCCTCGACTTCCGTTTTCCGCGCGAGATCGACACCGTCGTCGGAAACGTCCCCTTCGGTATCACGACCCAGATCCTCCGGCGTCTCCTGGAATCGACGAACTGGCAGTCGGCGGCCCTGATCGTGCAGTGGGAGGTCGCCCGTAAACGCGCCGGTCGCAGCGGCGGATCGCTGCTCACGACCTCCTGGGCCCCCTGGTACGAGTTCACGCTCCACGACCGCGTCCGCGCCACGTCGTTCCGTCCGATGCCCAGCGTCGACGGCGGCATCCTGACGATCAGACGGCGCCCCCGGCCCCTGCTGCCGGAGAGCGCGAGCCGCGCCTTCCAGCAGTTCGCCGAAGCCGTCTTCACCGGACCCGGACGCGGCCTCGCCGAGATCCTCCGGCGCCACATCCCCAAACGGACCTACCGGTCCCTCGCCGACCGCCACGGAATTCCGGACGGCGGACTGCCGAAGGACCTGACCCTCACCCAATGGATCGCCCTTTTCCAGGCCTCCCAGCCGGGGTACGCACCGGGAGCGACCGGCGCGCGCATGCCCGCCCAGGGCGGCGGCGGCAGGGAGTACGAGCCGGAGGCGAACAGGACCCGTTCCACGTCTGCCAGGCCCGACCGGACACCCCCCGCGACGCCCGAGGGCCGCAGATTCGGCCCCACGCGCGGCGGCGACCCCTGCGCTCCCCGCGCACAGGTCCGCCAGACGAAGGGACGCCAGGGCGCGCGAGGCTCGTCGTACGGACGCCGCACGGGCAGATAA